Genomic segment of Dehalogenimonas alkenigignens:
GGACGCCGGGCCGAACTGGGCGTTGCCGAACAGGTCAGACCCCAGCGGGAAGCCGCAGGTTAGCACCTGCTGGCCGATGACCACCCCGGCCGACGAGCCGAGGGCGGCGAAGGGAAAGTCGGTACGGGTGGTGTTCAGCCGGAGCACCGCGGCATCCAGGTCGGCGTTCGAGTTGATCAGGGTGGCGCTGAAGGATTCGCCGGTTTTCAAAGTGACCCGGATGGAGGTGGCGCCGCTGATGACGTGCTGGTTGGTCAGCACGAAGCCGTTGGGTCTGATGATGGTGCCGGAGCCGGTGCCGGCGCCGGTGCGCCCGGAGGCTTCGATATAAACGGTGTAGGGCTCAATTTTCCTGGCCGCGGCGGTGAAATCGGTAGAGGAAGCCGGGGGCGGCGCCGTCGTGCCCAGGCCGGCGACTGTCTGCTGCAAGGCCGCCAGGTCAGCCTGAAGCGACGAGGCCCCGGCCTGCGCCTGGCTGAGGGATGTCTGCAGGGCGGCGTTCTGGGTGTTCAGCGCCGAGAGGTCGGCGCCGGCCTGGTCCAGGCTGTCTTGTTCCTGCAGCCAGAGGGCGCCGTTGACACCGGTGCCGATAAGGAGAATGGCCAGCAGCAGCGAGACAAGCCAGCCGCCGCCTGATTTTTTCGGCGGCGCCGCAACGCCGGAAGGCCCCGGCCGGTAGTAACTATCCTGAGGGGCGGAGGGCACCGTTTCCATGCGAGCATCCTTTCAGGGCTACGGGGCATAACCCGACCTTATTACGGTAGCACCTTTTTATTATGCCTCAAAATGATGAAGGAATTATGTAGTGGACCTTATTGTAGGGATAATTAGTGCAATCTCAACCTTGCCGCTTTGATCGGAAGACAAAAAGCGGCCTCGCATTCTGACGCCGGTCAGGTTGGGGAGATTTCCAGAACTTATTGCATGCTCTCCTTCCTGCTTTCCAATTCCGCCACCTGCCGCTTGAGTGCGTCAATCTCGGTCTGCAATTCCTGGTTTTCCCGCGCTTGCCGGTTTAAAAGGTTTTTTCTACGAATAAACAGTCCAGCTAACACAATCGGAAAAATCATCAGCGCGACAACTATAGCCATAATCAGTATTTCTACAAACCCGATTCGCATCATCGCCTCCGGTTATTATTGCTAACGTTGTTCCCGGATGATAACACTCGAGTCTCAATATGGCAATACTTCTTTACCTCTTTACCCCGTTAGTAACGGCCGTTGCCCGCCCCATCTGCCCCTGCTATACTTACAAGGTTAATTTCATGACGAACGCCACAACCAACAAATACGAGACGGTCATCGGGCTGGAGGTCCACGCGCAGCTGGCCACGGCCAGCAAGATGTACTGCCGCTGCGCCTCCGACTATGCCGACGCCCCGCCGAACAGCCGCGTCTGCCCGGTGTGCCTCGGCGCTCCCGGCGTCCTGCCGGTGATAAACAAAAAGGCCGTGGAGTTCACCATGCTGACGGCGCTGGCTTTGAACTGCACCATCGCGCCGCATTCAAAGTTCGACCGCAAGAACTATCCCTACCCGGACCTGATGAAGGGCTATCAGATTTCCCAGTACGACGAGCCCATCGGCCGCCAGGGCTGGGTAGACGTTACCGCCGACGGGCGGACCCGGCGCATCGGCATCACCCGCGTCCACCTCGAGGAGGACGTGGCCAAGCTGCTCCACCGCGACGAGATCGGCGGGCCGGGCTATTCCCTGGTTGACGTCAACCGCTCCGGCGTGCCGCTGATGGAGATCGTCTCGGAGCCTGACATGCGCACCCCGGAAGAAGCGCGGCAGTACCTTCAAAAATTACGTTCGATCCTCCGTTACCTCGGCGTGTCAGTGGCCAACATGGAGGAGGGCTCTTTCCGCTGCGACGCCAACATCTCGCTGCGGCCGCGCGGCGAGACCGGGTTCAACCCCAAGGTGGAAGTCAAAAACATGAACTCCTTCCGCGCCGTGTTCCGGGCGCTGGAATACGAGGAAAAACGGCAGGCCAGGGACTATGACGCGGGCGTCCGCATCAGGCAGGAGACCCGGGGCTGGGTTGACGATAAAGACGAAACCGTCTCGCAGCGGAGCAAGGAGTTCGCCCACGACTACCGCTACTTCCCGGAGCCGGATTTGCCGCCGCTGGAGTTCGACGATAAATGGATCGCCAGGATCCGCGCCAGCCTGCCGGAGCTGCCCGAGGCGCGGCAAGCCCGGTTCATGACCGACTACCAGCTTTCCGAATACGATGCCTCGCTGCTGACCGCCGCCCGCGACATCGCCGACTATTTCGAGAGCGTCCTGTCCGCCGATATGAAGCTCTCCCCCAAGGACGCCGCCAACTGGGTAGCGGGCGAGGTTTCCCGCATCATCAACGCCGCCGGTATCGACATCGCCGCTTTTGCCGAAAAGGTGCCGGCCGCGGCGCTGGCCGGGCTGATCACCGCGACGGGCAGGGGTACGGTTAACACCGCCACCGCCAAGACCGTCCTCGACGAGATGTGGCGAACGGGCAAAGGCGCCGAGGCGATCATCGCCGAGAAAGGCCTGGCTCAGATCTCCGACGACGCCGCCATCGCGGCCATGGCGGCTCAAATCATCGCCGATAACCCGACCGCCGTCGCCGACTACAAAGCCGGCAAGGAGCAGTCGCTGAAATTCCTGGTCGGCCAGTTGATGAAGCTGTCCAAGGGGCGCGCCAATCCGGCTGCCGCTTCTGATATAATTCTTACGAAACTCAAAGAAGGATAAGAAATGCTGACCTTTTTATTGATTGCGCAAATCGTCGTGGCGGTAACCCTCGGCCTGTCGACCCTGCTGCAGGTCAAAGGCGGCGGGCTGGGGGGCATCTTCGGCCAGGCCGATACCGTCTTCCGCACCAAGCGAGGCGTTGAAAAAACCCTCTTCCAGATGACCATTGTCCTGGTCGTCCTGCTGGTGCTCATCTCAATCTGGGTCCTCTTAATCATCTGACGCCGGGGCGCGGCAAGCCGCGCCTTTGATTCGTGGAGGGTCGCGGTGGCCGCCATCATCACCCTGACCACAGACTTCGGCGAAGCCGGCGGTTACACCGCCGCCCTGAAGGGCGTCATCCTAGGCATAGCGCCGGATGCACAGATCGTGGATATCAGCCACAAAATCCAGCCGCAAAACGTCTTCGAGGCGGCTTTCCTGCTGTCCACGGTATACCGCTGCTTTCCCCGTTCGACCGTTCACCTGGCTGTTGTCGATCCCGGGGTCGGCACCAGCCGTAAAATCATCATCCTGCGCACGCCGGAAGGCACTTTTGTCGGTCCGGACAACGGCATCTTCTCCTATGTGGCGCGTGATTACGTCAGCGGTCCCGGAGAGACGGTATCAGGTTTGAAACGCATGGCCCTGTCCGGCGATGCCCACGCCTTTGAAATCACAAACCCCCGCTTCTTCAGACAGCCGGTCTCGCCGACCTTCAACGGCCGGGATATCATGGCGCCGGCGGCGGCGATGCTGGCCCAGGGATTCCAGGCGCCGGCCTTCGGCCAGGCCATAAACCTGATCCATATGCTGGATCTGCCGCGGCCGGAAACAGGCCCTGACGGAAACGTGACGGGGCACGCGGTGTATTTCGACGGCTTCGGCAACATCATCACCGACATCAAAGCCTCCGACCTGCCCCAAACCAGAACGCCGCGGGTGGAAATCGGCCGGCACGCCATCGAAGGCCTGGTGAAGACTTATGCCGAGGGCGGCGGGCTGGCCGCCCTTATCGGATCCTCCGGCTATCTGGAAATCGCCGTCAGGGGCGGCAGCGCGGCGGCGCTGACCGGGACCAGGATCGGCGACACGATTAAAATCAGGGCGGGCGACTAGCTAGTCCGCTTAATCGCCCGCCCGGTAACTCCGTTTGAAACCTGTTAACCTTTTGTTGGTTGTTTGGCTCCTCTGGAAATTATTCTGTTTTCGTTGCTTGGGGTTTCCCCCGGCTTCGCTCTTTACTTCTCCAGCCTGATCAAAAAGACCAGATGGGTTTCAATCCATTTATGAAAAGCTCAAGAGCCTTCTTCCAGACTCCTCGCCTCGGACACGGAACCTAGGATTCGCCACCTCCAAGCGAGGAGTGTTTCCAGGGAAACAGCCAAATCCCAAGAACGGCTTGTCTCTCTACCATCCTACCTCCTTTCGCTTATTTGGCCTGCGGGTACCGCCCGGTACCCACATTTCTAATGTACTCCCAAACCAGGTTTTGGTCAAAGGGAGACAGCAGTGAATAGAGGCGATTCAGGCTGATTGCCATGCCAGTCTGCGATGTCCGATCACTCTACCGCTCTCTCTAGCTCCCTAAAGGTTCGATTTTATGCCGCAAACATGATTCGACAATGCCGCCGGCCGCCGCCATCGGAGACAGACGGATATGCTAGAATTAATCCGTGCGCATCGACATCCTGACGCTGTTCCCGGAAATGTTCCAGGGGCCTTTCGCCGCCAGTATTTTAAAACGGGCGGCTGACCGCGGCCTGCTGGATATCCGGCTGCACAACATCCGGGACTGGGCGCACGATAAACACCGGGTGGTTGACGATTCCCCCTACGGCGGCGGCGCCGGCATGGTGATGAAGCCGGAGCCGGTGGTGGCAGCTATCGAGGCGGTCAGGTCGTTGGACGATGCCGAGGCGAGGGTCGTCCTGCTGTCGCCGGGCGGCCGGCTGTTCAATCAGGCGCTTGCCGCCGAACTGTCGATAATACCCCGGCTGATCCTCGTCGCCGGGCACTACGAGGGGTTCGATGAGCGCATCCGGAATTATGTAGACGATGAGCTTTCCATCGGCGACTACGTGCTGTCCGGCGGCGAACTGCCGGCCATGGTGGTGGCCGATGCCGTGGCCCGGCTGATACCCGGAGTGCTGGGCTGCGGCGAGTCTCACCTTGAGGAGTCTCACAGCCCTTCAGCCGAAGGACTGCTGGAATACCCCCACTACACCCGCCCGCCGGAGTTCCGGGGGCTTAAGGTGCCGGATATCCTGCTTTCCGGCAACCATGCCGCCATCGCCAGATGGCGCCGGCAGGAATCGATCCGGCGGACACTGACGCGGCGGCCTGAGCTCCTCAGCGGCGCGGAGCTGTCCAAGACCGACCAAAAAACGATTGAAGAGATACGCTCCGAACAGCCGCCGGACCCTGGCTAAAGCTTTTTCTTCAGTTTTTCCAGGTTGTTGACAAAGCCCGGCATCAGCTCCAGGCCGAGCCGGATAATGGGATTGGCGGCCATCCTGTCCAGGTAGCTGATATCGCCCATGCGCTTAAAGATGGCCTCCGAATAGGTCGGATAGGCGTGGTTGACGAAATGCAGGGTATGAAGCGGCTTGCGGTACACCCGCAGCAGTTCGGCTTCATGAGCCATTTCTTCGGCATGCAGTCCCAGGATATGGATGCCCAGCGGCTTGCCCCCGGCGTCGGTGATGAACTTGGCGACGCCGAAATCCTGCCGGTCCACCCGGGCCCGCCGCATTCGGCTGTATTCATAGTGATAAATCTTGACCTTGTCGCCGTACCGTTTCCGGGCTTCTTCTTCTGTCAGACCGACATGGGCCAGCGGCGGGCTGGTGTAGGTGATCCACAGGATAGTCCGGTAATCAGCCCGTTTTTTGATTAGCGGGATCAGCGCGTTGTTGGCGGCGATAAGCGCCTGGTACTCGGCCACCGCGCCGGTCTGGAACGGGCCGACGACATCGCCGGCGGCATAGATGTTATCCGCCGTGGTGCGCATCCCCAGGTCGGTTTTGATGCCGCGCGGGGTGACGGCCACCCCGGCCTTATCCAGCGACAATCCTTCTATGTTGGGGACGCGGCCGATAGTCATCAGCAGGGCTTCCGCGGTCAATACCCTGGTTTCGCCGGAGGCGTTCTTGATTTCGGCTGACACCTCTTTGCCGGAGCGGTAGAGCCTGACCGTCTGCCAGCCGGTCAGCAGCGCCACCCCGTTCTGGCGCATCCGGTCCGCCACCAGTTTGGTCATCTCCCGGTCTTCGCGGGCTAGGATGGTTTCGGCCAGTTCCACCACCGTCACCTTAAGCCCCAGCATGCAGTAGGCGGTGGCGTATTCAATGCCGGCGGGCCCGCCGCCGAGGATGATGATCGAGGCCGGAAGCTTGTCCTCGCCGAAAATGTTTTCGGTGGTGAAATACGGCGTTTCGGCGGCGCCTTCGACGTTGAGACGCGCCGGGCTGCTGCCGGTGGCGATGATAAATTTGTTACCGGAAATAATCCGGCTGCCAAGCTTGATGCGGTGCCGGTCCACGAACGAGGGGGCGCCGAACTCGATGTCGATGCCCATCTGTTTGAAGCTTTCGGGATTGTCGATGGCGCCGACTTCCTCGATGACGCGCCGGACGTATTTGTTGACCAGCGAGGTGTCGATTGAAGAAAGCTGGCACTCCAGCCCGAATTCAGACGCCGCTTCCAGGTTGCCGAAGGCTTCGCCGGCGCGGATAAGGGCTTTGGTGGGAATGCAGGTCCGCAGCGAGCAGTTGCCGCCGAGGCGGCCCTTCTCAACCAGAAGAACTTTCTTGCCCAGCCCGGCGGCCATGCCGGCGGCGGAGAAACCGGCGATGCCGCCGCCTAGAATGATCAGGTCGTAGTCATATCTGGACATCGGCTCCTCTACTGGGCTGGGTTATTTGTCTGACCCTCGACCGAGGGCCTGGCGGATTCTCAGCAGCCGGGCTCGCCCGGATGGCCGCAGCAGCTCTGCCGCCGGCTGATTTTTATCCAGTTGTTTCTGAAGGCTAGATAAATCTTGCGGCGCAGCGGCATCGGCGCCCACCAGTTGGTGAAAAAGGCTTTCAGGCTCGGCATGTCGGATCACCCTTTCTTCGGCGGCAGCGGGATAAAACTGCTGGTGCGGTGCTGATAGTCAACATATTCCGGATTTTGGGACAACGTTTTTTCCAGCATCGGAATCCCGGAGACCTTCAGAATCAGGAACGTAATCGTGACCGGGCTGATAATGCCTGCCCAACCATACTCCACGCCGAGGGCCATGGCAAATATGCCCCACCACTGGACCACTTCGCCGAAATAGTTAGGGTGCCGCGAATAGCGCCACAGCCCGGCCTGAAGCACTTTGCCTCTGTTCTGGGGACCGGCGATAAACCGGTCCAGCTGATAATCCGCCGTCGCTTCGATAACAAAGCCGGCCAGCCAGATTACGGCGCCGACCGCGGTTAATAGACCGAACGGGGGCGCGGCAGCCCGGTTGATCAGGACGATCGGCACGGCGACCAGCAACATCAAAACGCCCTGGACGATGAACACCCGTAAGTAGCTGTTCAGCAGCCAGGCCCGGCCCCACCCCTGCCTCATTTTCCGATACCTGAAATCCTCGCCCCGGCCGCGGTTGCGCAGGAAAATGCGCACCGCCAGGCGCATCCCCCAAACGGTGACCAGGGCGGCGGTCAGCAGCTTGACCCCGGAGACTTCGCCGGCGATAACCAGGGTCGTCAGCGTCACGGCGATGAATCCGATGCCCCAGCCGGTATCGGCGACGCTGTTGTTCCGGGTAAACGCCGCGATCACGAAGAGGAATGTCATGTAGCTGAAAATAACCAGGGCGGCGGCGGTGAATAAATCAGCGTTCATGGCCTGCTTCCCTCGCTACCTGAACAACGCCGCCCAGACCAGGGCGTCCAGCACGGCGGTATGAAAGGCAAAATAAAGGCTGCCGGCGACGGCCAGGCGGTAGGAGGCGCCGCGGGCGTTGCCCCGCAACTGTACCAGGGCAGCCGACAGCGCGATCGAAGCCAACCCGACCAGGGCAAGCACCGCCCTGATAGCCAGCCATAAAGCTTCGGAAGGCGAACCGATATACAGATTGGTCAGGGGCATCCACAGCGCTGAAGGCAGCAGGATGCCGATAAAGATCCAGTAAAAGAGCTGGAACTTCCCGCCCGAGCCAATGCTGACCGATTCCGGCCGGATCTTGAAAAGCAGATAGTAGATGAAAGCGAAATAGCCCAGGGCTGATACCAGCATCGATACCGCGTACAGGGGGCGGATGGCGGCCGGGACGCCGCCCCAAAGGGCGTCGGCGCCGGAACCCAATCCGACGGCGTAGCTGCCGAGAACGGCGATGCCGCCGGCGGCGTTAATCGCGAACAGGATTTTCTGAGCCGGGGCAAAGCGGGTCATCGGCATCTCACCCCGCCCGCCTGAGGCCGACCAGGAGCACCCCCGGCCCGCCGTGAACCCCGAGCCCCGCCCCCAACTCCGAGACCAGGATTTTCTCCGGATTCAGGAACTCCGCCAACCAGCCTCTCAGTTTTTCCGCTTCCTCCGCGGCGCGGCTGTGGACAACGGTGATTTCAGTCACCGGGGCGTGTTTTCTGACGAATTCGATGATTTTTTCCATCCCCCTGCCGATCGTGCGCACCAGGCCGGCGCGGGCGATCTCACCGTCATGGAAGGTCAATAAGGGCATGACGTTGAGCACGCTGGAGGCCGCAGCCACGGCTCTGTTGATGCGGCCGCTCCGGGCCAGGTATTTCATGGTGCGGAACATGCCGAACATCCTGACCTGAGAGACAGCCGCTCTGGCTGCGGCGAGCACCTCCGCCAGACCGGCCCCGGATTTGGCAGCCCGGGCGGCGGCAAGGGCCACCAGCCCGAGGCCTGCCGAATTGTAAGCCGAATCCACCACTTCCACCGGGCAGCCGTAATCCGCCGCCCTGACAGCCATGACAGCCGAATTATAAGTGCCGCTGATCTTGGATGAGATATGGATCGAGACAATGGCGTCGGCATCCCTGGAGACTTCCTGGTAAACGGCGGCAAAGTCCTCCGGGTTGGGCTGGGAGGTGGCCGGGTGCTCTTCCGAGGCAACCAGCCTCGGATAGAGCTCGCCTGGTGTTATGTCCACGCCGTCGCGATAGACCGCCGCGCCGAAACGGACATAAATCGGGATGATGGTAATGCCCAGATCGCGGGCGACCTCCGGCGGCAGGTCGCAGGTGCTGTCGGTGACAACTTTAACAGCCATAATTTACACCGGCCTGAGGGTGCCGGCAAAGACCTGCCACGCCAGCGCGGACTTGGCTATCAGGCTGAGCAGGATGTAGACGCGCTCGCCGAACAGGTAGTCGCGCCAGGGGCCGACTTTGCGGTACTGCAGCACCATGTTTAAAGCAAAGCTGAAGAAGAAGACGAACAGGGTGGGCAGGATGACGTAGACAAAGGTGGGGACGCCGCCATCAGCCTGGGACAGCGAGCCGAAGAAATAGATGGCGATGGCTACCCACGGCGCCACGCCGGCGATGCAGCCGACGGTATAGGAAATCCAGTTGGTCCGCTGGGTGGTTTGATTGTGGACTTCCATCACCAGCCCGCACAGGTTCATTACTGCGGTCAGAGCAAAGGCCATCAGCAGGGCGCCCAGATCATACACGCCGCACAGCATGGCGATCAGCACGATCATGAGCGAAGCGCTGAAGGAGTATTCATACCACCGGGCGTAGTTGATGCCCGTCTTGAGGTTTCTGACATACCAGCCGAATACCGGCGGCGAGGCGATGATGAAATGCGCGGCCGCCGACAGCAGCAGGAACACGGCGACCATGGCCCCGAGCGGCACATTGATCCAGACATCGGTCACCGGCCACAGCCGGCCGATGGTTTCATCAAAGGACAGGAACGAGGTGGTCACCGGCAGCTTGAAATCGTTGCTGAGAACCAGCACCGCCGCCGCCTGGATAAGATGCAGGAGTCCCATGAAAGCGTTGTAAACCCTGAGGCGTTTGAACTGCGGTTCGTACTCCATATTACTCCTTCAAATTATTTGACGGCTCATCTATCCGGCGACCGCCCGGGCCGCGGCATAGGAGATAAGGGAAACGGCGCCGGTCAGCAAGGAGCCCCAGACGATATCGGCGGCGACCACGGCGCCCGGCCACTTTTTCAGGGTGGCCAAATTGGACAGGTCATAGGTGGCATAGCTGACGCAGCCCAGCAGCGCGCCCAGGCCGCCGGCCTTAAGCGCCGAACCGGCTTCGACCGCCGGCGCCACAACGAGCACCAGGAGGCCGAAAACATAAAGCAGATAAAAGCCCAGCGCCGGCTGCCATTTCAGCTTCTCCAGCATCAGGTCGGCCAGCTGCCGCCGGTAAAATCCCCTGGCGATTTTGCCCAGCCAGACCAGGTCAATTGCCAGAAACGCTGCTAAAGACGCCACATAGACTGCGACCCACTGACCGATTTCCATATCACCTCACATGTTGCCCCGCCGGGGAGTGTCAACCAACCGCCGCCGCGGCAAAGCCGGCTAGTGATGTTCCTCAGCTTCAGCCCTTTCGGCGTCAGCCTTGGTTTTATGGACCGTGCCGTCAGGGTGGTTCGGCGGAGAATAAATGGTGTACAGCTTCATCGTCTCCGTTTTGGAAGTGTTGACCACATTATGGTAGGTTCCGGCCGGGACGATAACGGCATCGCCGTCGCGGGCGACGTGCTTTTCATCGCCGAGGGTAAAAGTGGCTTCCCCCTGCTCAACCCGGAAGAACTGGTCAACGTGATGGTGGACTTCATTGCCGATCTCTTCTCCGGGCTTGAGGCTCATGACCACCAGCTGGGCGTGTTTGCCGGTGAACAACACCTGCCTGAAATTGCCGTTTTTCAGAGTCTGCTTTTCGATGGGACCGAAGAAACCAATCATTGCGTTGCCTCCTTTTTAACTTTCTGTTCTTTTTTCTGGCAGGCCGGACATACCCCGTTGAACTGCACGGCGCTGCCGTTGACCTTGAAGCCGGTCCGCTCGACCACTTCCTGATGAAAGGTATGATCGAAAGGAACATCGACGTCGGCGACCAGGCCGCAGCTCCGGCAGCAAAGATGGCCGTGACCGCCGGTCCGGGCATCGTAGCGGCTCACCCGGCCGCCGATATACAGCTCGATGGCTTCACCCTTGCGGCAGAGTTTTTCAAGATTACGGTAGACCGTCCCCCGGCTGATGCGCGGCAGGCTGCTCCTGACGCTCTCATATACCTGCTCAGCCGTCGGGTGGACGGTGGTGGCTTGTAGGTACTCTAAAATCTTCTCTTTTTGCCTGGTGCAACGCATATATTTCAATTCTTAATAGTAATTATTCCTATTAATATAATATAATACAGATGCGCCTGAGTCAAAATAGACGGCGCCGGCGCCGGGGCTTGCTATCGGACCCCGGTTTATGATTTACTATTTGGTCTGTGACCTGATACCACCGCCGGTTCAGACCGGCGCGGCAAATAAAGGAGTCCCTGTAAATGAGAATCTCTGAACTGGTACCCCCGGCGGTGAAGGCCGACTTTCCGGAAGTCAACCCCGGCGATACGGTCAAGGTGCATGTCCGGATCATCGAAGGCGACAAAGAGCGCATCCAGGTCTTCCAGGGCGTGGTGCTGCGCAAGCGCTCCGGCACTGACGGCGGCAATTTCACGGTGCGCCGCCTGTCCTACGGCGTCGGCGTGGAACGCATCTTCCCCTTCGCTTCGCCGCTCATCGCCAAGATTGAAGTCACCCGCCGCGGCCGCGTCCGCCGCGCCAAGCTGTACTACCTGCGAGGCTTATCCGGCAAGGCTGCCCGCATCAAGGAAGAAAAAGAAACGGCGGCTTAAGCCGCCGCCCGATGCCTGCGACATGAGGCTCTCCGATTGCGGAGAGCCTCGGTCAATTTAACGGAGCGGAGAGCGCTTTGGCTTACGCCGAGGTCAGCGTCAACTCTCCGGCCGCCGGCCGGAACGCTTTCAGCTACCAGCTACCGCCGGGGCTTGCCGTCCGGCCGGGACAGGCGGTGCTGGCGCCATTCGGCCCCAAAGTCCTCCAGGGCATTGTGATCGAGGTGGCCGATAGGCCGCGTTTCGCCCAAACCCGCCTTTTATCAGGCATTATCGAGCCGCCCCTGTGCCTCACCCCGGCCCAATTAGCGGTCAGCCTCTGGATCTCCAGGCACTATCTGGCGCCGCTGTTCCCCTCTTTGGCGCTGTGGCTGCCCCCGGGGTTCGAGAGGCAAGCCGAACCAATCTTCACCCGCCGTCCAGCGGCGGCCGACCTCCCCCTCTCGGAGATCGAAGCGGCCGTTCTGTCCAGCCTCGATGACGAACAGCCCGAGGAGCAAAAAAGGCTGGAGAAGCTTTTCGGCAAGACGGAAGCGCGCAAGGCGCTGCGCCGCCTGCTGGAAGCCAACCTCATCGAACGGCGGTTCAGGCTGCAGCCGGTCAGGGTCAAACCCAGGCTTGAACGGGTAATCTTGTTAGCGGTGGAACCCGGGGCGGCCGAAACCGCCGCCGGGACTCTCCGGAAAAAAGCCCCGAAACAGGCCGCCGCTCTGAGAAGGCTCCTTGAAGCCGGGGGCCGGCTGGCGGCGGCCGAACTTGGAAAAGCCCTGGGCGGTAACTCCGCATCCGCCGTCGCCGCTCTGGCCGCCAGGGGGCTGGTCAGGGTTGCCGCCGAAGAAAGCCGGCGCGCTCCGAACTTGCCCGCGGCTGTCGAGCTGCCGATCGTACCCGAACTGACGTCCGGCCAGGCCGCGGCGGTGAACGCCGTCGCCGGAGCCATTGACAGGCGCGAAGGCCGGGCATTCCTGCTCCACGGCGTCACCGGCTCCGGCAAAACCGAGGTGTATCTCAAAGCCGCGGCTCACGCTCTCGGGGCGGGCAGACAGGTCATCGTGCTGGTGCCTGAAATATCGCTGACCCATCAGATCATCGAGCGTTTCACCGCCCGTTTCCCCGGCAGGGTGGCCGTGCTTCACAGCCGGCTGCCGCTGGGAGAACGCTACGATCAGTGGCGGGGCATGGACGAAGGTCACTATGATATCGTCATCGGGCCCAGAGGCGCCCTGTTCGCCCCGTTCGGCAGCCCCGGGCTGATCGTCATCGACGAAGAGCATGAGTGGGCTTACAAGCAACAGGAGACGCCCCCTTTGTACCACGCCCGCGCCGCCGCCCGACGATTAGCCCGGGAAACCGGCGCGGCGCTGCTGCTGGGTTCGGCGACACCCGATATCGAGACCCGCTTCCAGGCTGCCGCCGGCGAGTACACCCTGCTGGAACTGCCTCACCGGCTGACTCCCCGGCCGGCCGCCCCGCTGCCGCCGGTCTGGCTGGTAGACATGCGCAGCGAACTGAAACAGGGCAACCTGTCCATATTCAGCCGCAAGCTGGCGGCCGAGATGCGGGCGGCGCTGTCAAACGGCGAGCAGATCATCCTTTTCTACAACCGCCGCGGCGGGGCTACCTTCATCCAGTGCCGCGACTGCGGCGAAGTCCTCCAGTGCCGGAACTGCCGCCTGCCGCTGGGCTTTCACCCGGTGGAAAACCGCCTGATCTGCCATCACTGCAACACCGCCTACCGGGTGCCGGATACCTGTCCGGTCTGCGGCGGCAGGCGGATCAAATACCTGGGCCTGGGGACGCAGAAGCTGGAGGATGAGACCAGGAAAGAATTCCCCGAAGCCAGAATCCT
This window contains:
- a CDS encoding trypsin-like peptidase domain-containing protein translates to METVPSAPQDSYYRPGPSGVAAPPKKSGGGWLVSLLLAILLIGTGVNGALWLQEQDSLDQAGADLSALNTQNAALQTSLSQAQAGASSLQADLAALQQTVAGLGTTAPPPASSTDFTAAARKIEPYTVYIEASGRTGAGTGSGTIIRPNGFVLTNQHVISGATSIRVTLKTGESFSATLINSNADLDAAVLRLNTTRTDFPFAALGSSAGVVIGQQVLTCGFPLGSDLFGNAQFGPASFTAGIVSAIRNLPSANTDNPNVRLDYIQMDADINPGNSGGGLFNLNGELIGIPAYGFATGINASIPIDAVKALIQSAVG
- the gatB gene encoding Asp-tRNA(Asn)/Glu-tRNA(Gln) amidotransferase subunit GatB, encoding MTNATTNKYETVIGLEVHAQLATASKMYCRCASDYADAPPNSRVCPVCLGAPGVLPVINKKAVEFTMLTALALNCTIAPHSKFDRKNYPYPDLMKGYQISQYDEPIGRQGWVDVTADGRTRRIGITRVHLEEDVAKLLHRDEIGGPGYSLVDVNRSGVPLMEIVSEPDMRTPEEARQYLQKLRSILRYLGVSVANMEEGSFRCDANISLRPRGETGFNPKVEVKNMNSFRAVFRALEYEEKRQARDYDAGVRIRQETRGWVDDKDETVSQRSKEFAHDYRYFPEPDLPPLEFDDKWIARIRASLPELPEARQARFMTDYQLSEYDASLLTAARDIADYFESVLSADMKLSPKDAANWVAGEVSRIINAAGIDIAAFAEKVPAAALAGLITATGRGTVNTATAKTVLDEMWRTGKGAEAIIAEKGLAQISDDAAIAAMAAQIIADNPTAVADYKAGKEQSLKFLVGQLMKLSKGRANPAAASDIILTKLKEG
- the secG gene encoding preprotein translocase subunit SecG; protein product: MLTFLLIAQIVVAVTLGLSTLLQVKGGGLGGIFGQADTVFRTKRGVEKTLFQMTIVLVVLLVLISIWVLLII
- a CDS encoding SAM hydrolase/SAM-dependent halogenase family protein encodes the protein MAAIITLTTDFGEAGGYTAALKGVILGIAPDAQIVDISHKIQPQNVFEAAFLLSTVYRCFPRSTVHLAVVDPGVGTSRKIIILRTPEGTFVGPDNGIFSYVARDYVSGPGETVSGLKRMALSGDAHAFEITNPRFFRQPVSPTFNGRDIMAPAAAMLAQGFQAPAFGQAINLIHMLDLPRPETGPDGNVTGHAVYFDGFGNIITDIKASDLPQTRTPRVEIGRHAIEGLVKTYAEGGGLAALIGSSGYLEIAVRGGSAAALTGTRIGDTIKIRAGD
- the trmD gene encoding tRNA (guanosine(37)-N1)-methyltransferase TrmD, translating into MRIDILTLFPEMFQGPFAASILKRAADRGLLDIRLHNIRDWAHDKHRVVDDSPYGGGAGMVMKPEPVVAAIEAVRSLDDAEARVVLLSPGGRLFNQALAAELSIIPRLILVAGHYEGFDERIRNYVDDELSIGDYVLSGGELPAMVVADAVARLIPGVLGCGESHLEESHSPSAEGLLEYPHYTRPPEFRGLKVPDILLSGNHAAIARWRRQESIRRTLTRRPELLSGAELSKTDQKTIEEIRSEQPPDPG
- a CDS encoding dihydrolipoyl dehydrogenase family protein, producing the protein MSRYDYDLIILGGGIAGFSAAGMAAGLGKKVLLVEKGRLGGNCSLRTCIPTKALIRAGEAFGNLEAASEFGLECQLSSIDTSLVNKYVRRVIEEVGAIDNPESFKQMGIDIEFGAPSFVDRHRIKLGSRIISGNKFIIATGSSPARLNVEGAAETPYFTTENIFGEDKLPASIIILGGGPAGIEYATAYCMLGLKVTVVELAETILAREDREMTKLVADRMRQNGVALLTGWQTVRLYRSGKEVSAEIKNASGETRVLTAEALLMTIGRVPNIEGLSLDKAGVAVTPRGIKTDLGMRTTADNIYAAGDVVGPFQTGAVAEYQALIAANNALIPLIKKRADYRTILWITYTSPPLAHVGLTEEEARKRYGDKVKIYHYEYSRMRRARVDRQDFGVAKFITDAGGKPLGIHILGLHAEEMAHEAELLRVYRKPLHTLHFVNHAYPTYSEAIFKRMGDISYLDRMAANPIIRLGLELMPGFVNNLEKLKKKL
- a CDS encoding DUF1295 domain-containing protein; the protein is MNADLFTAAALVIFSYMTFLFVIAAFTRNNSVADTGWGIGFIAVTLTTLVIAGEVSGVKLLTAALVTVWGMRLAVRIFLRNRGRGEDFRYRKMRQGWGRAWLLNSYLRVFIVQGVLMLLVAVPIVLINRAAAPPFGLLTAVGAVIWLAGFVIEATADYQLDRFIAGPQNRGKVLQAGLWRYSRHPNYFGEVVQWWGIFAMALGVEYGWAGIISPVTITFLILKVSGIPMLEKTLSQNPEYVDYQHRTSSFIPLPPKKG